The genomic interval GACCACCGGCTCGGCGATGGCCCCGACCAGCCCCTGGGTCCGCAAGGCGGTACCGGCCACCTGGAGCAGACCCGCCGTGACCTGCACCTCGACGTCGTCGAGCCCGTCCACGTCGTACCAGTGGGTGTCGGGCAGGAAGAGCTGCGAGTCCACGCTCCGCTGCCGGTAGTCGGGACCCAACTGGCCGCTCTCGGCATCCGGCCGGTCCCCGATCCAGGCCATCCCGGCGTAGTCGCTGCGCAGCCGCCGCGCGTCGGTGGAGAACTCCGTCACGACGGTGTCGAGGCGCGGCTGGGCGGCGAGGTGCACATCTGCGTCGGTCACCCGGGGCACCCTAGCACCGCCCGACCCGGCCGGTGGCTCGGCCACCCCCGCCGTCACCAGGGGCGTTCCGGGGCCGGTCCGGCGGTTCGTCCCGCAGGCTACCCTGAGGTCCCCGCTGGACGCGCCCGTCGCCTTGGGACGAAAATGTGCATCGAAGCGATGGCGGTCGACGGCACGCCGGGAGAGGGGCGTCAGCTCGGGGCACGGAACGCCACCGGTCACCAGGGGTGAACGGTGCTGGACGCTGATCGGGGACGTACATGGGCATCATGGGGCAGATGCAGCGGGCGCACGCACAACAGGTGCACGCGCGGCAACGGGCATCGACCACCCCGTACCAGCAGCACCAGCAGATGCTCTGGGAGGCCGAGCACGCCCGCCGGGCCGCCGAACGGGCGGCGGAGGCCGACGAGCGGGAGCGCCGACGGCTCTACGTGGAGGCCAGGACGGCCCGGGTCAAGGCCGCCAACGCCAACCTCCAGTCCCAGCTGGACGAGCTGGACAACCTGCTCCAGACCACCCTGGCCATCGACGACCACATCGATCTCGAACGGCTGAAGAAGCAGGCCAGCTATCCGGAGTTCAAGCCGGGTGAGCTGGACGTGCCGCTGCGGGCGCCGGACTGGCGGCGGTTCGCGCCGCCCCCGCCGAACGCGCTCGGCAAGATGTTCGGCGGCGAGGCCCGCTACCAGCAGTTGCTGACCGAGGCGGAGCAGGCGTTCGAGAAGGCCAAGGCCAAGCACACGGCCGGCGAGACGGCCCGGCAGCAGCGACTCGCCCAGGCCCGGCGCAAGTACGACCAGCACTGCCAGCAGCTCGACGCCCAGGTCGCCAGCCACAACGCCGAGATCGAGAAGTTCGGCGCCGCGCTGGCCGCCGCCGAGCCGAACGCCGTGGTGAAGTACTTCGGGCTGGTGCTCGGCAACTCGGTCTATCCGGAGGACTTCCCGCAGCGCTACCGGCTCGCCTACGTACCGGACTCCCGGCTGATCGTGGTGGAATACCTGCTGCCGACCGTCGCGGTGGTGCCGAAGGTCCGGGAATACCGCTACGTCAAGGCCGGCGACGAGGTGCAGACCGTGGCCCGCTCGGCGGACGAGATCCGGCAGCGCTACACCGACGTGATCACCCAGGTGGCGCTGCGTACCGTGCACGAGCTTTTCGAGGCCGACCGTACCCGGCTGGTGGAGACGATCGTCTTCAACGGCATCGTCGAGACCACCCACCCCGGCACCGGGCAGGCGGTCCGGCCCTGCCTGGTGACGCTGCGGACCAGCCGGGACGCCTTCACCGCGATCAACCTGGCGAAGGTCGATCCGGCCGCCTGCCTGCGACACCTGCGGGCCACCCTGTCGCCCCGGCCCGAGGATCTGGTCCCGGTGCACCCGGTGTTGGAGTTCGACGTGGTCGACAAGCGCTTCGTCGACGAGGTGGACGTGCTGGCCGACCTCGACCAGCGACCCAACCTGCACAAGCTGAGCCGGACCGAGTTCGAGGAGCTGATCCGGACCCTCTTCGGCAAGCTGGGGCTGGAGACCCGGACGACCCGGACCGCGCCGGACGGCGGGATCGACTGCGTGGCGTTCGACCCCCGGCCGATCTTCGGCGGCAAGGTGGTGATCCAGGCCCGCCGCGACCGGGGCACCATGGACGTCTCGGCGGTACGCGACCTCTTCGGCACCGTGCTGGGCGAGGGGGCGACCAAGGGCATCCTGGTGACGACGAGCGGCTACGGTCCGGAGTCGTTCGAGTTCGCCTCCGGCAAGCCGCTGGAGCTGATCGACGGCTCCAACCTGCTGCACCTGCTGGCCGAGCACGCCGAGGTGCGCGCCCGGATCGACCCGAACGAGCGCTGACCCGCCCCGCCGGCCGAGGTCAGGCGATTCCGTGCCGGCGGTCGTACGCCTCCCGGGCGGCGGCGATCGCCTGCCGGTGCCGTTCGGCCCAGCCGGTCAGTACGAGCAGGGAGTCGTAGAGTTCCCGGGCCATCTCGGTCGCGACGTACTCGACCCGGGGCGGGACGGTGGGATAGGTGGTCCGGACCAGCAGCCCGTCGCGTTCGAGGTTGCGCAGGGTGAGGGTGAGCATCCGTCGGCTGATCCCCTCGACCGAGCGTTCCAGTTCGGTGAAGCGGATCGGTCCCCGGCTCGCCTCGATGATGATGCCGATGCTCCACTTTCCGCCCACCCGGTCCAGAACCTCACGAACGGTACAGGCCCGGACGTGGTCGCCGGCACAGTCCGTCCGGCCGTCGCCGAGCTTCGACTCCGGGTCCGCGCCCGTGTTCGGCTCGGTCATGGTGCGCCTCCTTGGTCCGGCGGCAATGGTCACATGGGGTGGATCGGCCGACAACTCGTACCCCTGCTTACCCGCCCCGGTGCCGGCCGTGCGGTTCGACGGCCGGCACCGGGGGCCGGGACCGGGATCGGGGCGTCCGGCGGTCAGCCGGTGATCGCCAGGTCGGCGTCGCTGAAGACCGGGTGTGCCGGGTTGACGTCCGCCTCGCCGCCCCGACCGTCGCAGCCGCGC from Plantactinospora sp. BC1 carries:
- a CDS encoding helix-turn-helix domain-containing protein, which produces MTEPNTGADPESKLGDGRTDCAGDHVRACTVREVLDRVGGKWSIGIIIEASRGPIRFTELERSVEGISRRMLTLTLRNLERDGLLVRTTYPTVPPRVEYVATEMARELYDSLLVLTGWAERHRQAIAAAREAYDRRHGIA
- a CDS encoding restriction endonuclease, translated to MQRAHAQQVHARQRASTTPYQQHQQMLWEAEHARRAAERAAEADERERRRLYVEARTARVKAANANLQSQLDELDNLLQTTLAIDDHIDLERLKKQASYPEFKPGELDVPLRAPDWRRFAPPPPNALGKMFGGEARYQQLLTEAEQAFEKAKAKHTAGETARQQRLAQARRKYDQHCQQLDAQVASHNAEIEKFGAALAAAEPNAVVKYFGLVLGNSVYPEDFPQRYRLAYVPDSRLIVVEYLLPTVAVVPKVREYRYVKAGDEVQTVARSADEIRQRYTDVITQVALRTVHELFEADRTRLVETIVFNGIVETTHPGTGQAVRPCLVTLRTSRDAFTAINLAKVDPAACLRHLRATLSPRPEDLVPVHPVLEFDVVDKRFVDEVDVLADLDQRPNLHKLSRTEFEELIRTLFGKLGLETRTTRTAPDGGIDCVAFDPRPIFGGKVVIQARRDRGTMDVSAVRDLFGTVLGEGATKGILVTTSGYGPESFEFASGKPLELIDGSNLLHLLAEHAEVRARIDPNER